The stretch of DNA ATACATGCGGAACGTGGGGCGATGAAACAGCGACTGCACTATTTGCGCCGTGGCGGCGTCCCCGCTGGCGCACACAATGGCCGTGGGAACTCCGCGTGCCACTTCCACCGCAAAACTGGGCCCGCTCAGGGCGGCCACCGGGCACTTCGGGGCAAGTTCCTGGAGAATCTCACACATCGTGTCTCCCGTCTCAAATTCAATGCCCTTGGTGACACTCACCAGGATGGCCCTGGTCGCGCCCAACCGTGCCGCCACGGATCGGAAAAACTCGGAGGGAATGGCCAGCACGATGCAGTCACGCCCAGCCACCGCCCGGTCAAAATCAGTCTCCACCTCCAGATCGGTCGGTAGTGCCACGCCGGGCAGATACGCCTCGTTCTGTCCGGATCGGATTGCCTCCAGATTGGCGCGGTTCACATCCCACAGCCGGACCTGATGTCCGTTATCGCGCAATAATTTGGCCAAGGCGGAGCCCCAGGCTCCGGCTCCCAGAAAAGTGACTTTCATATCAGTTGCTCGGTTTGGAATTGGCCGGTTCATTCCGGCGTGAAGTAATTTTTGGCTCGGTGCCGTTCCGCAGCCGTTGCAGGTTGCCCTTGTGCTTGTAAACGGCCAGCGCACCCAGGACCACCGTGACCCCCAGCAATACCCCTCGGCTGCCGGTGCCATACGCGGCGAACGGCAGCGCCACGGCAGAAGTGATGGACGCCACCGAGACATAGCGGGTGAGCGTCAGCACCATGACCCAGATGCCCAAAGCAATTGCGAATGCCAGCGGCATCAGGGCCAGCATGACTCCCGCCGTGGTGGCAATGCCTTTGCCGCCCTTAAACTTCAGCCAGCAGGTGTAATTGTGGCCCAGGATGGCGCATATTCCGGCCAGGATGGCGAGCCGCTCGCGCAGGATGCCATCCGGATCCGCCGGTGCCCCGAATCCCAAGTACAGCAGCTTGACCAGCAGGCCGCAGGCCAGGAACCCTTTCAGCAAATCCACCGCCAACACCGTCACGCCGGCGGCTTTGCCCAGTGTCCGGAATACATTGGTGGCCCCGATGTTGCCGCTGCCCACCGTGCGGATATCCAAGCCCTTGAGCCGGCCCGCGAGATACCCCGTGGGCACTGACCCCAGCAAATACGCGGCCAGCGCCACGCTGATGTACAAAACAAATAACACCCCGCCACTTTAGGCATCTGCCGCGCGCGTTGAAGCAAAAAGTGAGGAACATTTAAAACCGTTGCTGGAGCGCGTGCGGCAAACAATCGCAGGAGACGACGTTTGGAGACTCCCAGCCCTCAAAAAAGAGCGGCATGGGATCAAGGAACGTTCATTGTCAGACTCTAACTTAAACCGTTAAAACCAGCAG from Verrucomicrobiota bacterium encodes:
- a CDS encoding NAD(P)H-dependent glycerol-3-phosphate dehydrogenase, with the protein product MKVTFLGAGAWGSALAKLLRDNGHQVRLWDVNRANLEAIRSGQNEAYLPGVALPTDLEVETDFDRAVAGRDCIVLAIPSEFFRSVAARLGATRAILVSVTKGIEFETGDTMCEILQELAPKCPVAALSGPSFAVEVARGVPTAIVCASGDAATAQIVQSLFHRPTFRMYRSPDLRGVELGGALKNVIAIAAGVSDGLGFGDNTKAALITRGIAEIRRLGTADGAQTETFAGLSGIGDLTVTCFSKLSRNRSLGERLGRGETMPAILASAPKLAEGYPTARSAQKLARRLKVSIPIIDEVHAVCYEGKTPRQAVMDLMNRDVKAED
- the plsY gene encoding glycerol-3-phosphate 1-O-acyltransferase PlsY, giving the protein MLFVLYISVALAAYLLGSVPTGYLAGRLKGLDIRTVGSGNIGATNVFRTLGKAAGVTVLAVDLLKGFLACGLLVKLLYLGFGAPADPDGILRERLAILAGICAILGHNYTCWLKFKGGKGIATTAGVMLALMPLAFAIALGIWVMVLTLTRYVSVASITSAVALPFAAYGTGSRGVLLGVTVVLGALAVYKHKGNLQRLRNGTEPKITSRRNEPANSKPSN